A section of the Sulfurovum riftiae genome encodes:
- the gpmI gene encoding 2,3-bisphosphoglycerate-independent phosphoglycerate mutase, which translates to MSIQKTVLIITDGIGYKPQGGCNAFEAAKKPTYEMLFKTAPYALISTHGLSVGLPEGQMGNSEVGHMTIGAGRVLYQDLVKISLALKDGSIEENQALREILGKSERVHLIGLLSDGGVHSHIEHTIGFAKLAKRRGKKVFLHLITDGRDVSPTSAKTYLKQIEAICDEDISIATLGGRFYTMDRDNRWERVEKGYRAIAEATPATTLSPEAYIDESYAKNETDEFIEPVAFEGYDGLKEGDAVIVTNFRSDRVREITTALGESSFSAFERTQIPLHIATMTQYDAIFDYPVLFPKEAPKNTLAEVISAAELRQLHTAETEKYAHVTFFLNGGIEEPMIGESRVLIPSPDVKTYDMKPEMSAPQVGEAVRTAMDEAYDFIVVNFANGDMVGHTGNYDAAQKAVEAVDTELGKIIEKAKEDGYAIVLTSDHGNCEEMCDREGHILTNHTVGEVWCFVLAEGVEKVKEKGGLNNIAPTVLKIMGLEIPEEMDDPLIA; encoded by the coding sequence ATGAGTATTCAGAAAACAGTGCTGATCATCACCGACGGTATCGGGTATAAGCCCCAGGGGGGCTGCAATGCATTCGAAGCGGCCAAAAAACCGACCTATGAAATGCTTTTTAAAACAGCCCCGTATGCGTTGATATCGACACACGGATTGAGCGTGGGGTTGCCGGAAGGCCAGATGGGAAATTCCGAAGTGGGGCATATGACGATCGGGGCAGGCCGCGTGCTGTACCAGGACCTGGTCAAGATCTCTCTGGCCCTGAAAGATGGAAGTATTGAAGAGAACCAGGCACTCAGAGAGATACTTGGGAAGAGTGAACGTGTACACCTCATAGGGCTCTTGAGTGACGGCGGTGTACATTCGCACATTGAACATACGATCGGTTTTGCCAAACTGGCAAAGCGCAGAGGCAAAAAAGTCTTTTTGCATCTCATTACGGATGGCAGGGATGTCAGCCCTACTTCGGCGAAAACATACCTCAAGCAGATAGAAGCGATCTGCGATGAAGATATCTCCATTGCGACACTGGGCGGCCGGTTCTACACGATGGACAGAGACAATCGCTGGGAAAGGGTGGAGAAAGGGTATCGTGCCATTGCGGAAGCGACACCAGCAACCACCTTGAGCCCTGAAGCCTATATCGATGAGAGTTATGCGAAGAATGAGACGGATGAGTTCATTGAGCCTGTGGCCTTTGAGGGGTATGACGGGTTGAAAGAGGGAGATGCTGTCATTGTGACCAATTTCCGTTCGGACAGGGTTCGGGAGATCACGACGGCATTGGGTGAGAGCAGTTTCAGTGCTTTTGAGAGAACACAGATACCGCTTCACATCGCGACGATGACACAGTATGATGCAATTTTTGACTACCCGGTACTCTTTCCCAAAGAGGCACCGAAAAATACATTGGCAGAGGTGATCTCCGCTGCAGAGTTGAGACAGCTGCATACGGCCGAGACGGAAAAATACGCCCATGTCACTTTCTTTCTGAACGGCGGTATAGAAGAGCCGATGATCGGCGAGAGCCGGGTGCTTATTCCCAGTCCGGATGTCAAGACCTACGATATGAAGCCGGAGATGTCGGCACCCCAGGTGGGTGAAGCGGTCCGTACAGCCATGGATGAAGCCTATGATTTCATCGTGGTGAATTTCGCCAATGGAGACATGGTCGGACATACCGGGAATTATGATGCCGCTCAAAAGGCGGTAGAGGCGGTCGATACCGAACTGGGGAAGATCATCGAGAAAGCCAAAGAGGACGGGTATGCCATCGTGTTAACGAGTGACCACGGCAACTGCGAAGAGATGTGTGACCGGGAAGGACACATCCTTACCAACCACACTGTGGGCGAAGTGTGGTGTTTTGTTCTGGCTGAAGGTGTTGAAAAGGTCAAAGAAAAGGGCGGACTCAACAATATCGCACCTACGGTACTGAAGATCATGGGATTGGAAATTCCCGAAGAGATGGATGATCCGCTGATTGCATAG
- a CDS encoding response regulator transcription factor: protein MTRLLLLEDDPNLSKTLMKYLKKHSYDVDWAKTGEEAMELSYDTPYDLYLFDINVPLINGIDLLSELRNAEDFTPTIIISALVDIGSITRGFIAGADDYLKKPFDPEELLVRIKAKTSTLKEVLKFRNFVIDMQKDEIFKDGEQLFLGEVQKNLLLSLIKNHPNPVTKEELLLLHEKPSDLALRVNIAKLKKSLGVDIENVRGVGYKVI from the coding sequence TTGACTAGACTTCTTCTGCTTGAGGACGATCCCAACCTCTCAAAAACGCTGATGAAATACCTGAAGAAACACAGCTATGACGTGGACTGGGCAAAAACAGGAGAAGAGGCAATGGAACTCAGCTACGACACCCCCTACGACCTCTATCTCTTTGACATCAATGTCCCGCTCATCAATGGCATAGACCTTCTGAGTGAGCTCCGCAATGCCGAAGATTTCACACCCACCATCATCATCTCCGCACTGGTGGATATCGGATCGATCACACGGGGTTTTATCGCCGGAGCGGACGACTACCTGAAAAAACCTTTCGATCCCGAAGAACTTCTTGTCCGCATCAAAGCAAAGACCAGTACACTCAAAGAGGTCCTGAAATTCAGGAATTTTGTGATAGATATGCAAAAGGATGAGATCTTCAAAGATGGAGAGCAGCTTTTCCTGGGTGAGGTACAGAAGAATCTCCTTCTCTCGCTTATCAAAAACCATCCAAACCCGGTCACCAAGGAGGAACTCCTTCTGCTGCATGAAAAGCCGAGTGATCTGGCACTGCGTGTCAACATTGCCAAACTCAAAAAAAGTCTGGGGGTTGACATAGAGAATGTAAGAGGAGTAGGTTATAAAGTTATCTGA
- the fabG gene encoding 3-oxoacyl-ACP reductase FabG, with the protein MKFTGSNVLVTGASRGIGAQIAKTLAEMGLKVWVNYRSGEAEAAVVKAEIEAAGGKAETIGFDVSNEEAFVSAIKSIVEVDGELSYLVNNAGITNDKLAMRMKTDDFMSVIEANLKSTFIGCREAVKVMGKKRFGSVVNIASIVGETGNAGQTNYAASKGGTIAMTKSFAIEAALRNIRYNTITPGFIATEMTDVLKDEVKDAFTAKIPMGRFGEPKEVAEAVAFLLSDHASYITGETLKVNGGMFM; encoded by the coding sequence ATGAAATTTACAGGAAGTAACGTACTGGTAACAGGTGCGAGCAGAGGGATCGGTGCACAGATCGCAAAGACATTGGCAGAGATGGGACTCAAAGTATGGGTGAACTACAGAAGCGGTGAAGCGGAAGCGGCAGTGGTCAAAGCAGAAATAGAAGCAGCCGGAGGCAAGGCAGAGACGATCGGTTTCGATGTCAGCAATGAAGAGGCCTTTGTTTCTGCGATCAAAAGTATCGTTGAGGTTGACGGTGAGCTCTCCTACCTTGTCAACAATGCCGGGATCACCAATGACAAACTGGCGATGCGTATGAAAACAGATGATTTCATGTCGGTTATAGAAGCCAACCTCAAATCAACTTTCATCGGGTGTCGTGAAGCCGTCAAGGTCATGGGTAAAAAACGTTTCGGTTCAGTTGTGAACATCGCTTCGATCGTAGGTGAGACAGGGAATGCCGGACAGACGAACTATGCGGCAAGCAAAGGCGGTACCATCGCGATGACAAAAAGTTTTGCGATCGAGGCGGCACTGAGGAATATCCGTTACAATACGATCACTCCGGGTTTCATCGCTACGGAGATGACGGATGTGCTTAAAGATGAGGTCAAAGATGCCTTTACGGCGAAGATCCCGATGGGAAGATTCGGTGAGCCCAAAGAGGTGGCTGAAGCGGTCGCTTTTCTGCTTTCCGACCATGCCTCCTACATTACCGGAGAAACCCTGAAAGTAAATGGCGGGATGTTTATGTGA
- a CDS encoding sensor histidine kinase has protein sequence MAYLSNHKKKILLAALGYFASVAILLSFLYWFLKNEGFSEGNFLVAGLLVLLLAAGWGYILSSHLLAPKAELDANLSQLSSEILHELNIPLATIKANTSMLKKRLQEEKRSLKRLERIEASSDRLERLYKELAYSINKEIHPIEKEEVWLVPLLQERIDTFESFGRNRFDMEIGDMKIKVDRIGFEKMIDNLLMNAMKYSEKNTPIKVMLEGSTLMIIDEGIGMDEAELLKVYERYYQGDSRKEGKGIGLALVKAYCDTEGIAIQIISEKEKGTSVLLDLAHVHV, from the coding sequence ATGGCGTATCTTTCAAACCATAAAAAGAAGATCCTGCTTGCGGCACTCGGGTATTTTGCCAGTGTAGCGATATTGTTGAGCTTTCTCTACTGGTTTCTGAAGAATGAAGGCTTTTCAGAGGGCAATTTTCTTGTGGCCGGCCTGTTGGTTCTTCTTTTGGCTGCAGGGTGGGGATACATTCTATCCTCCCACCTGCTGGCACCCAAAGCGGAGCTCGATGCCAATCTCTCCCAACTCTCTTCGGAGATACTGCATGAACTGAATATCCCTCTTGCGACGATCAAGGCCAATACATCAATGTTGAAAAAACGCCTGCAGGAAGAGAAGCGGTCACTCAAACGATTGGAACGTATAGAAGCTTCATCGGATAGACTGGAACGCTTGTATAAAGAGTTGGCCTACAGTATCAATAAGGAGATCCATCCAATTGAGAAAGAGGAAGTATGGTTAGTGCCCCTTCTTCAGGAACGGATTGATACTTTTGAATCTTTCGGGCGTAACAGATTCGATATGGAAATCGGAGATATGAAGATCAAAGTTGACAGAATAGGTTTTGAGAAGATGATCGATAATCTTTTAATGAATGCCATGAAGTATTCGGAAAAAAATACTCCGATCAAAGTGATGCTTGAAGGGAGCACCCTGATGATCATTGATGAAGGGATCGGTATGGATGAGGCGGAACTGTTGAAGGTCTATGAACGCTATTATCAGGGGGACAGCAGGAAAGAGGGTAAGGGAATAGGATTGGCACTGGTCAAAGCCTATTGTGATACCGAGGGTATAGCAATACAGATCATTTCCGAGAAAGAAAAAGGTACGTCAGTGTTGCTTGACCTGGCACATGTTCATGTATAG
- a CDS encoding chloride channel protein: protein MIAKLIIATLLTGIISGFFITFYEVLIAFTTRLLFMGDPFETIPVLPTWYLYLIPTLAIFFVNYLISKDNYIREYGLTEIAESVSQNMMIINVKTLVLKVIASTLSISSGYAVGTEGPSAGMGAMVAYQIHRLFKLPTMLVKMMISVGASSGIAAIFVSPLTGIVFSIENIAYQFIKQYIGYVILSSVVAFSISVKFLDSISFHSSLGKVVDYYYVVPILLFIPFITAFIYLYLFMKKRLLHVIDLEIFKKFRTMRNMVFSLIGGSVIGTILLIEPHAGFSGKEIVMHLINNKESISIYFIFLIIILRIIGTTVSLYANAVGGLFLPLMSIGALVGYGYGEIITFYSHFPFEPFFFAAVGSAVFMGVVMKLPLTAVVLALELTFDYNILVATGVSVVLVSYLTSFHFDIRKKYVTQTEEPTDTEK from the coding sequence ATGATCGCCAAACTGATAATCGCAACACTGTTGACAGGGATTATCAGCGGATTCTTCATTACTTTTTATGAAGTGCTTATCGCTTTTACAACACGACTTCTTTTTATGGGTGATCCGTTCGAGACGATCCCTGTACTGCCAACCTGGTACCTCTATCTCATTCCGACACTGGCGATCTTCTTTGTCAACTACCTTATCTCCAAAGACAATTATATACGTGAATACGGTCTGACAGAGATCGCTGAGTCGGTCAGTCAGAACATGATGATCATCAATGTCAAAACACTTGTCTTGAAGGTCATTGCTTCGACACTTTCCATTTCCAGCGGATATGCAGTGGGTACGGAAGGCCCCTCTGCAGGAATGGGTGCGATGGTCGCCTACCAGATACACCGTCTCTTCAAACTCCCTACCATGCTGGTGAAAATGATGATCAGCGTCGGGGCAAGCAGTGGTATCGCGGCGATCTTCGTCTCTCCGCTGACAGGGATCGTCTTCTCTATCGAGAATATTGCCTACCAGTTCATCAAGCAGTATATCGGTTATGTCATTTTAAGTTCGGTGGTCGCTTTTTCCATTTCGGTGAAATTCCTCGACTCCATCTCTTTTCACAGTTCTCTTGGCAAAGTGGTGGATTACTACTACGTAGTACCGATCTTGCTGTTCATTCCTTTTATCACGGCATTTATCTATCTCTATCTTTTTATGAAGAAACGTCTGCTGCATGTGATCGATCTTGAGATCTTCAAGAAATTCCGTACGATGAGAAATATGGTATTCTCCCTGATAGGCGGCAGTGTCATAGGTACGATCCTGCTGATTGAACCGCATGCAGGATTTTCAGGTAAAGAGATAGTGATGCATCTCATCAATAACAAGGAATCCATCTCTATCTATTTCATATTTCTTATTATTATTCTGCGTATCATCGGGACAACGGTCTCACTGTATGCCAATGCCGTAGGCGGGCTCTTTCTGCCACTCATGAGTATCGGTGCACTGGTCGGATACGGTTATGGTGAGATCATTACCTTCTATTCCCATTTCCCTTTCGAGCCTTTCTTTTTTGCTGCTGTAGGTTCCGCGGTCTTTATGGGCGTGGTGATGAAGCTCCCCCTGACAGCGGTAGTATTGGCACTCGAACTTACCTTCGATTACAATATTCTGGTCGCGACTGGAGTGAGTGTGGTGTTGGTCAGTTATCTGACCAGTTTCCATTTCGATATTCGCAAAAAATACGTGACCCAGACGGAAGAACCCACAGATACAGAAAAGTAA
- a CDS encoding DUF47 domain-containing protein, with amino-acid sequence MTSFIKKFILPKEVDFISALLEHSIVIDSIVNALYLCFIDAKEERCQDILANEDQAQSIKEKNMGELLNTFITPIDRESIYRVITQLDWIAVSIRHFVLEAKAYKICSLDDGYTEIIGCIQQQSKSLNLGFQHLKDTDALVVAKNTQDVRDGYEALIEIYIAKMAELADSSDVREMFIQKELLSQLKEISKRMQVCANSLEDIVVKMS; translated from the coding sequence ATGACCTCATTCATCAAAAAATTCATTCTGCCCAAAGAGGTGGATTTCATCTCTGCTCTTCTGGAGCATTCTATTGTGATTGACAGTATCGTCAATGCGCTCTATCTCTGTTTCATTGATGCCAAAGAGGAACGTTGTCAGGATATTCTGGCCAATGAAGATCAGGCGCAAAGTATCAAAGAGAAGAATATGGGAGAACTGCTCAATACGTTCATCACACCCATCGACAGGGAATCGATTTACCGGGTGATTACCCAGCTTGACTGGATCGCGGTCAGTATCAGACACTTTGTATTGGAAGCAAAGGCCTATAAGATATGCAGCCTTGATGACGGCTATACCGAGATCATCGGGTGTATTCAGCAGCAATCCAAAAGTCTCAATCTCGGGTTTCAGCACTTGAAAGATACTGATGCCCTTGTTGTGGCGAAGAATACCCAGGATGTCAGAGACGGATATGAGGCGCTTATAGAGATATATATTGCGAAAATGGCCGAACTTGCCGACAGCAGTGATGTACGGGAGATGTTCATACAAAAAGAGCTGCTTTCCCAGCTCAAAGAGATCAGTAAACGTATGCAGGTGTGTGCAAACTCCCTTGAAGATATTGTTGTCAAGATGAGTTGA
- a CDS encoding response regulator transcription factor, whose protein sequence is MAHILVLEDDQLFNETLEDFLEEEGYAVETAMDPYSALEISYKHVFDLYLFDVNLPYENGFDLLEKLRQSGDTTPTIFLTSRNDKASLAEGFGKGADDYMKKPIDFDELILRIQAVLRRQIRQEHMTIGSYRLDTVAKTLYLDEEALEVTKKAIELLLLLVQAKGEVVSSDEIKNRLWAAGQNASEGALRVYVTQLKKYFPDNIVNVRSVGYRWVE, encoded by the coding sequence TTGGCACACATACTTGTTCTGGAAGACGATCAGCTTTTTAACGAGACACTGGAAGATTTTTTGGAAGAAGAGGGATATGCGGTTGAGACAGCGATGGATCCTTACAGTGCATTGGAAATAAGTTACAAACATGTGTTTGACCTCTACCTGTTCGATGTCAACCTGCCGTATGAGAATGGATTCGACCTTCTTGAAAAACTGCGTCAGAGCGGAGATACCACACCGACCATTTTTCTGACCTCCCGAAATGACAAGGCTTCTCTTGCAGAAGGATTTGGCAAGGGTGCAGATGACTATATGAAAAAACCGATCGATTTTGATGAACTCATACTGCGTATACAGGCGGTACTCCGGCGTCAGATACGTCAGGAGCATATGACCATAGGATCGTACAGGCTTGACACAGTGGCAAAGACACTCTATCTGGATGAAGAGGCCCTGGAGGTAACGAAAAAGGCGATCGAGCTACTGCTGCTGCTGGTACAGGCAAAAGGCGAAGTGGTCAGCAGTGACGAGATAAAGAACAGGCTCTGGGCTGCAGGGCAGAATGCCAGTGAGGGAGCCTTGCGTGTCTATGTGACACAGCTGAAAAAGTATTTTCCTGACAATATCGTCAATGTGCGTAGTGTGGGTTACCGATGGGTGGAGTAG
- a CDS encoding small multi-drug export protein, producing the protein MEKGNSFFNHTEGRILIFGLGLLGLFLLLILLSALFSPRSLQTLLSITATNIIFGRMAGLSIGIADQMDPLFLILFNFFIEAIMVLLLYPLFVQSWNKLEIIRYQPLHDFFERSKESAQKYQPYIKKYGIPGLIIFVLSPIAMTGPVVGSFIGYIIGFSHFKTLFTILSATLVAIILWVYLIRHFEELLVTYSNFISIGFLTAAILMGVWYLVKKYILE; encoded by the coding sequence GTGGAAAAGGGCAATTCGTTTTTCAATCATACAGAGGGCAGGATCCTGATATTCGGACTGGGGTTGCTGGGGCTTTTTCTGCTGCTCATTCTCCTGAGTGCTCTCTTTTCCCCTCGCTCCCTCCAAACACTGCTCAGCATCACGGCGACCAATATCATCTTTGGCAGAATGGCCGGCCTCTCCATAGGTATCGCTGACCAGATGGATCCTCTTTTTCTGATCCTCTTCAACTTTTTTATTGAAGCCATCATGGTACTGCTTCTCTACCCGCTTTTCGTACAGAGCTGGAATAAACTGGAGATCATCAGATATCAGCCTCTGCATGACTTTTTTGAACGTTCCAAAGAGAGCGCACAGAAGTACCAGCCCTACATCAAAAAATACGGTATCCCCGGCCTGATCATTTTTGTGCTCAGCCCGATCGCCATGACCGGACCGGTCGTAGGCAGTTTTATCGGCTATATCATAGGGTTCAGCCATTTCAAGACACTCTTCACCATCCTCAGTGCCACACTGGTCGCCATCATCCTGTGGGTCTACCTGATCAGACACTTTGAAGAACTTCTAGTCACCTACAGCAACTTCATCTCCATCGGTTTCTTGACTGCTGCTATTTTAATGGGGGTATGGTATCTGGTGAAGAAGTATATTTTGGAGTAA
- a CDS encoding sensor histidine kinase, translating to MLFFLIIELLLGFIFYHYEKIEEEHLRENLFLEMKNYSFFFDDDRFDIDIVASQKSKKPYELYLDRNSLYILVPMPTSSTDMLKVYYPKQHYMQHLNALRKTILFQFLFLTFIALIISLVFSLYALSPMRRSLKLLETFIKDIIHDLNTPITSILINLKMMDAKNEEVESITRSTKTISMLHNNLNAYLEQTKHDNEKFKLNEAIDEQVAFFVPMYDYLEWQVHVDNLVLKTDRHTFSRILYNLLSNACKYNTPDGFISIHANNTTLVISNKSYGIKQPSKVFDRFYKESERGLGIGLHIVEVLCEQLGIKKTLSVNADIVKVTLHLDQVTLN from the coding sequence ATGCTCTTTTTTCTCATTATTGAACTCCTTCTTGGCTTCATCTTCTACCACTATGAAAAGATCGAAGAGGAGCATCTCAGGGAGAATCTCTTTTTGGAGATGAAGAATTACAGCTTCTTTTTTGATGACGACAGATTCGATATCGATATCGTGGCATCACAAAAAAGTAAAAAACCCTATGAACTTTACCTGGACCGCAATTCACTCTATATTCTGGTACCCATGCCTACAAGTTCGACCGACATGCTGAAGGTCTACTATCCAAAACAGCACTATATGCAGCATCTCAATGCTCTGCGCAAAACCATACTTTTCCAGTTTCTGTTTCTTACATTCATCGCACTTATTATCTCTCTGGTTTTCTCTCTGTATGCACTCAGTCCCATGAGAAGATCTCTCAAACTGCTTGAGACCTTTATTAAAGATATCATTCATGACCTCAATACACCCATCACTTCCATACTTATCAATCTCAAGATGATGGATGCGAAGAATGAAGAGGTAGAAAGTATCACGCGCAGTACAAAGACCATCTCGATGCTGCATAACAATCTCAACGCCTACCTCGAACAGACAAAGCACGACAATGAGAAATTCAAACTCAATGAAGCGATCGATGAACAGGTGGCTTTCTTCGTTCCTATGTATGACTATCTGGAATGGCAGGTGCATGTCGATAACCTTGTACTGAAAACAGACAGACATACATTTAGCCGTATCCTCTACAATCTTCTAAGCAATGCCTGCAAATACAATACCCCGGACGGTTTCATCAGCATACATGCAAACAATACTACACTGGTCATTTCAAACAAAAGTTACGGTATCAAACAGCCTTCAAAAGTCTTTGACCGTTTCTACAAAGAGAGTGAACGTGGACTGGGGATCGGCCTGCACATCGTAGAAGTCCTCTGTGAACAACTCGGAATCAAAAAAACATTATCCGTGAATGCAGATATCGTCAAAGTAACACTTCATCTTGACCAGGTAACACTCAACTAA
- a CDS encoding DUF2202 domain-containing protein gives MKKYMLGSAVAASFLLMGCGSSDGTTDTISSATTGYVVDSRVQNMNYDCVADGVENRTTGPDGAFTCQNMSQVRFRLGGLVLGEIHTLPQDGYVFPQDIAGVDRSDLENETVMAMAQLIQSLDEDHNLDNGIRIPQEVETQFEAENFNAADLDTYMDQASVAPEHVQTRTGARQHLRDTMQEFHVTINNSGVDLNSYAMSTLTPELKETIIYMGNEERLAYDVYMNLYNFHIDNGEEIKQLFNIADKAETKHIEIVQSLVHRYELDASTIIADPVADSSVTLADMPSGKYGIPAIQALYDTLYAKGIISKQDALEAGCMVEVVDINDLNADIELAIEADAEDIVAAYNVLRDGSYNHYWAFDKGLKNMGVTDGCCALGNDYCHPEYPQKENDKGKQH, from the coding sequence ATGAAAAAATATATGTTGGGGTCGGCCGTTGCGGCTTCATTTCTTTTAATGGGTTGTGGGAGCAGCGACGGTACGACAGATACCATCAGCAGTGCTACAACCGGATATGTAGTGGATTCACGTGTGCAGAACATGAACTATGACTGTGTTGCAGATGGTGTTGAGAACCGGACTACCGGACCTGACGGTGCCTTTACCTGCCAAAATATGAGCCAGGTGCGTTTCAGGCTTGGTGGACTCGTACTCGGTGAGATTCATACGCTTCCACAGGATGGTTATGTATTCCCGCAGGATATCGCAGGCGTTGACAGGTCTGACCTTGAGAATGAAACAGTAATGGCAATGGCCCAGTTGATCCAGTCACTCGATGAGGACCATAACCTTGACAATGGTATCCGGATACCGCAGGAGGTCGAGACACAGTTTGAAGCAGAGAATTTCAATGCGGCTGATCTTGATACCTATATGGACCAGGCTTCAGTGGCGCCAGAACATGTTCAGACAAGAACAGGTGCAAGACAGCACCTCAGAGACACAATGCAGGAGTTCCATGTAACTATCAACAACAGTGGTGTCGATCTCAATAGCTACGCTATGTCAACATTGACCCCTGAACTGAAAGAGACCATTATCTATATGGGGAATGAAGAGAGGTTGGCTTATGATGTCTACATGAATCTTTACAACTTCCACATCGATAACGGAGAAGAGATCAAACAGCTTTTCAATATTGCAGACAAAGCAGAAACGAAACATATAGAGATCGTCCAGTCTCTTGTCCACAGATACGAGCTTGATGCAAGTACGATCATTGCGGACCCTGTAGCTGACAGCAGTGTGACACTGGCCGATATGCCAAGCGGTAAATATGGTATACCTGCCATCCAGGCACTGTATGACACACTGTATGCCAAAGGTATTATCTCTAAGCAGGATGCTCTTGAAGCGGGCTGTATGGTCGAGGTCGTTGATATCAATGACCTCAATGCCGATATCGAACTTGCCATAGAAGCAGATGCGGAAGATATCGTTGCGGCATACAATGTTCTCAGAGACGGAAGCTACAACCACTACTGGGCATTTGACAAAGGCTTGAAGAACATGGGAGTTACAGACGGATGTTGTGCACTCGGAAATGACTACTGCCACCCGGAATATCCGCAAAAAGAGAATGATAAAGGGAAACAGCATTAA
- a CDS encoding inorganic phosphate transporter → MELTTVLLLLTIASVFVFDFTNGFHDAADMVATAIASRAMTSATAIVIVTVFTFLGPLTVGLAVADTIGTFVDITDTTVMHGQALIIAALFAAITYNLITWKLGLPSSSSNSLAGGLVGAGLFVVGASHINWGVYALQEGHLEGMMKVVAGLFASPFLGFVIGFLIMKLIFFIFKRFTVKIRPLFVVFQYFSVAWLGFSHGANDAQKGMAIIGMMLLASGETQHFFIPLWVVILCTSAITLGTMFGGWSIIKTLGFELYRIRLIHSVANQIGAALVNTLATSIGAPTSTTQVVTATLLGNGAAEKPSHVAWGRAGQIILGWFVNVPVSMMFGALYSYLLINLLGVLS, encoded by the coding sequence ATGGAACTTACGACCGTGCTGCTGCTCTTGACGATTGCTTCTGTTTTTGTGTTTGACTTCACGAACGGTTTTCATGATGCTGCCGATATGGTGGCGACGGCTATTGCCTCCAGAGCAATGACAAGTGCCACGGCGATCGTCATCGTTACAGTGTTCACTTTTTTGGGTCCCTTGACCGTGGGTCTTGCCGTGGCAGATACCATCGGTACCTTTGTGGATATAACCGATACGACGGTGATGCACGGACAGGCACTCATCATTGCAGCCCTCTTTGCTGCGATAACTTATAATCTCATCACCTGGAAGCTCGGTCTTCCTTCATCCTCCTCGAATTCGCTGGCAGGGGGTCTGGTAGGTGCAGGACTCTTCGTGGTGGGAGCTTCGCATATCAACTGGGGTGTTTATGCTCTGCAGGAGGGGCATTTGGAGGGGATGATGAAGGTCGTTGCAGGCCTCTTTGCTTCTCCCTTTTTGGGTTTTGTTATCGGATTCCTCATTATGAAACTGATCTTTTTCATCTTTAAACGCTTTACCGTGAAAATACGCCCGCTCTTTGTCGTTTTCCAGTATTTTTCCGTGGCATGGCTCGGTTTTTCCCATGGCGCCAACGATGCCCAGAAAGGGATGGCTATCATCGGGATGATGCTTCTGGCTTCGGGAGAGACACAGCATTTTTTCATTCCCTTGTGGGTGGTCATTCTCTGTACGAGTGCGATCACGTTGGGGACAATGTTCGGCGGGTGGAGCATCATCAAGACATTGGGCTTTGAACTCTACCGTATACGCCTCATTCACTCTGTGGCCAATCAGATAGGGGCAGCACTTGTCAATACGCTGGCAACCAGCATCGGTGCACCGACGTCGACCACACAGGTCGTTACCGCAACGCTGCTTGGAAACGGTGCTGCAGAGAAGCCTTCCCATGTTGCCTGGGGGAGGGCGGGGCAGATCATTCTGGGATGGTTCGTGAACGTACCCGTCTCTATGATGTTCGGTGCTTTATATTCGTATCTGCTTATCAATTTACTGGGAGTATTATCATGA